A window of Spodoptera frugiperda isolate SF20-4 chromosome 17, AGI-APGP_CSIRO_Sfru_2.0, whole genome shotgun sequence contains these coding sequences:
- the LOC118276979 gene encoding uncharacterized protein LOC118276979 — protein MSIIAVRCIPQKWSLMNVVKILAKTIAGNFEALNFETGKGGRKVCYLRLSEKLDPVRVVEKINSNIFPKQFRPFAYIPDHVPDIPLAVKPRKIPNKLRRALLIDAETEPEKVVAMTNSEILIELQCKYPGLYNISKKTNHKLMEELTKKVFERVQTIGERNAEMLDSCYKLSRCYRRTHPHFGDFQLVLGTLHALQDAAGLPRTQLSEKELAELPAHSYMIDNLPFDKVQQACNKYSERIIKKVTEHVKNLKSEVTGTDTEDEVVRKRVREELKKMTPFLGMIVKQVVSKHFIPQKTGYYKLRIYGEPFLPGKETMAPFLRRFQTARTIRSERMFNLLLFDVPPSNYAAIMAMDGTVLNGAKLVIRPSDLPMYKLPSTILSASLEADAQDEDMKQAQTADWNDDETM, from the exons ATGTCTATAATAGCAGTCAGATGTATACCACAAAAG TGGTCACTTATGAATGTTGTGAAGATTCTGGCTAAAACGATAGCTGGTAATTTTGAAGCATTGAACTTTGAAACTGGCAAAGGCGGCAGGAAGGTATGCTACCTAAGATTGTCAGAGAAATTGGACCCTGTTCGCGTTGTGGAGAAGATTAATTCTAATATATTTCCGAAGCAGTTCCGGCCTTTTGCATACATACCTGATCATGTTCCTGAT ATCCCGCTAGCAGTGAAACCTAGGAAGATACCTAACAAGCTGCGGCGAGCACTTCTGATCGATGCTGAAACTGAGCCCGAGAAG GTGGTGGCTATGACGAATAGTGAGATCTTGATAGAGCTGCAGTGCAAGTACCCCGGCCTGTACAACATCAGCAAGAAGACCAACCATAAACTCATGGAGGAGCTCACCAAG aaagtGTTTGAGAGGGTCCAAACCATAGGAGAAAGGAATGCGGAGATGCTAGACTCGTGTTACAAGCTGAGTCGGTGCTACCGGCGCACGCACCCCCACTTCGGGGACTTCCAGCTCGTGCTGGGCACGCTGCACGCGCTGCAGGACGCCGCCGGCCTGCCCCGCACGCAGCTCAGCGAGAAGGAACTCGCCGAGCTGCCCGCACATTCTTATA TGATTGACAACTTGCCGTTTGATAAAGTGCAGCAAGCCTGCAACAAGTATTCAGAGCGGATTATAAAGAAG gTAACTGAACACGTGAAAAATCTCAAATCTGAGGTGACGGGTACCGACACAGAGGATGAAGTGGTCAGGAAGAGAGTTCGGGAGGAACTCAAGAAGATGACGCCGTTCTTGGGCATG ATCGTGAAGCAAGTTGTGAGCAAACACTTCATTCCACAGAAGACTGGCTACTATAAGTTACGG ATATACGGCGAGCCATTCCTGCCGGGCAAGGAGACGATGGCGCCGTTCCTGCGCCGGTTCCAGACGGCGCGCACGATCCGCTCGGAGCGCATGTTCAACCTACTGCTGTTCGACGTGCCGCCCTCCAACTACGCCGCCATCATGGCCATGGACGGCACTGTTCTCA ATGGTGCCAAGTTAGTGATAAGGCCGTCAGACCTGCCCATGTATAAGTTGCCGAGCACCATACTCTCCGCCAGTCTAGAGGCAGACGCTCAGGACGAAGATATGAAACAAGCTCAGACCGCCGACTGGAATGACGATGAAACTATGTAA